In Brassica napus cultivar Da-Ae chromosome C2, Da-Ae, whole genome shotgun sequence, the sequence TATGTTCTGCAAAACCTTAACAGCTTCTGACACAAGCACCCATGGAGGGTTCTCTGTACCTAGAAGAGCCGCTGAAGATTGTTTCCCACCTCTTGTATGGTTCTATAGCCTTCTTTTTGTTTCAGAGGAGAGGTTTAAGTATTCTTGTTGAAAAGACTTTATTTACGAATATCTCACGGATGTTAGGATTACAAACAACAGAGGCCATCTCATGAGCTCATTGCAAAGGACCTCCATGGAGTAGAGTGGAAGTTTCGGCATATATATCGAGGTAACTTAGTTTCTTTCGTTTTCCTGTGAATGAAACCCAAAAGTTTAGTTCTGCGGTTTTTGTAAAATAGGTCAACCAAGGAGGCATCTGCTCCCCACTGGTTGGAGTATCTTTGTCAGTCAAAAGAATCTTGTCTCTGGTGACGCCGTCCTCTTTCTTAGGTAACATTAAGATCCTTAAAAGGTGTGTTAAGCTCATTTCTAACATTTGCGTTTCTAGAGATGAAGATGGAGAGCTGAGGTTGGGAGTCAGAAGATCTGCACGGCCAAGAAACGGCCTTCTTGATTCAGTCACTGAGAAGAACTCATGTTCCAACATTCTGTCTCTTGTGGCTAATGCTGTAATTACAAAAAGCATGTTTCATGTGTTTTACAGCCCAAGGTAaacataaaaatgaataaaacacTGCCGTTTATGATGATTCTTGATTTTCtttaaaaggagaaaaaaaaagaactcttaTGTTGATTCATGGTTTCATATACAGAGCGACGCATGCAGAGTTTGTGATTCCATATGAGAAGTACATCACAAGCATCAGGAAACCCATTTCCATAGGCACAAGATTCAGAATGAGATTTGAAATGGGTGATTCTCCTGAGAGAAGGTATTACTGCTGCCTTACTTCTTCTTGGAAGAGAATGTAAATaggcttcttttttttcttgtagatGCGCTGGTGTAGTGACTGGAGTCTGTGACTTGGACCCGTACAGGTGGCTAAACTCTAAATGGAGGTGCTTGTTGGTGAGTGTCCTCCTTCATCTGTTGTTTGAAGTTACTATCTCTTAACGTGTATAGTAAAATCTTTCACAACTGTTTGGTAGGTGAGATGGGATGAGGCTTTTATGAGCGATCACTAAGAAAGAGTTTCCCCTTGGGAGATTGACCTCTCGGTTTCTCTCCCACCCTTAAGCATTATTCAGTCATCTCCAAGGCCTAAAAGGCCTTGGGCAGGTCTACTGGATACTACTACTCCACAAGGAAACCCTTTAACTGGTAAACTAAATgcacatctcttttttttttttgtcacgaaagcttatattaatttaaattccgAACGGTAAACGATTACAACCAGAGCCAGAGGTAATTTCAACGGCTagacaataaacaaaaaatacaacaataagAACGATAGATGTGTTAAAGGGGTGAAGATATCCGTAGAGATGCTTCACTTTAGACCCTGAAACTGATGTTCCAAAGAACATACTAAAGTCGGGATATGAACCGACAACAGGGGACCCTGAACAGCGGGTTTGAAGATGGTTGGTAGACACCAACACTGATGATGAGAGACTCTCCTTTACTTCAGATAAGGTGTATGTAACTGATAGGAACATTGCGGAAAGATCTTGTCCCAGTTTCTCGATGGAACTCTCTCGAAAGCTTTTGGTCGGCAAGAGCAGTTGAATGACTCTAGAACCGTAGCCAAAGCGGTAGGAAAAGGCCTCTTTTGCCTAAATTTGGCTCTGATATTCATGAGCAATGGAGCAGAGATTGTGTAATCTCTACTGGCCTGTGATATCTGACACAACAATGAAACTAAATCAAGCATAACATCACGGCTTTGGGCTATGCGAACCCTGTAGACTGAGGCTAAACTTCCAACTCTGGCCTGGCGGGATGTCTGGTTGAAGGAGCTGTGGCCTGAGGAACCTGGAAGAGAGGTTGAGTAGCCGGTGGAGGAGTTAAGTTGGTGGCTAGGAGGAGGAGCGGCAGTGAAGAGGATATGGAGGTGCAAGCTTAATTGAATAAAGAACCAAGCCCAGAcccatttgaaaaaaatagatctAAAGTTTGGAACTTTCTCGGAGAATGAAGAGCATGAGCTATATAATAGTGTAGGTGACGAGATCCGTTTTTGTGCTTCTATAAAGGTGACGAGATCCGCTGGACTCACACAAATGTTGAGCAGATCTGGTTTCTCCACTAACTTTAAGAGGATGAGCGACGGTGAGGACAGCAAACGACAAGGTGGCGGGGATGAGAGGAGCTGCGGCGACGATGCGGAAAATCAGGGGAAAGACAGCTTGCAAACGAGACGACGAAACGAAGTAGAAGATGCAGGGGTAGACGGAAGCCATGAGGAGCAGGGGCCGACGCCGACGCCGATGCCGGTGGCCTAAGGCACCAAGGGCGTCGAAGATGGTGGCGTGACGGCGCACTTCGAT encodes:
- the LOC106406768 gene encoding auxin response factor 4-like isoform X3; amino-acid sequence: MLNEEGKEVREERNGSSSVKRTTPHMFCKTLTASDTSTHGGFSVPRRAAEDCFPPLDYKQQRPSHELIAKDLHGVEWKFRHIYRGQPRRHLLPTGWSIFVSQKNLVSGDAVLFLRDEDGELRLGVRRSARPRNGLLDSVTEKNSCSNILSLVANAVITKSMFHVFYSPRATHAEFVIPYEKYITSIRKPISIGTRFRMRFEMGDSPERRCAGVVTGVCDLDPYRWLNSKWRCLLVRWDEAFMSDH
- the LOC106406768 gene encoding auxin response factor 4-like isoform X2, which encodes MFSCLEKVNKETDEVYTQVTLLPLQEFSMLNEEGKEVREERNGSSSVKRTTPHMFCKTLTASDTSTHGGFSVPRRAAEDCFPPLRPSHELIAKDLHGVEWKFRHIYRGQPRRHLLPTGWSIFVSQKNLVSGDAVLFLRDEDGELRLGVRRSARPRNGLLDSVTEKNSCSNILSLVANAVITKSMFHVFYSPRATHAEFVIPYEKYITSIRKPISIGTRFRMRFEMGDSPERRCAGVVTGVCDLDPYRWLNSKWRCLLVRWDEAFMSDH
- the LOC106406768 gene encoding auxin response factor 4-like isoform X1; the protein is MFSCLEKVNKETDEVYTQVTLLPLQEFSMLNEEGKEVREERNGSSSVKRTTPHMFCKTLTASDTSTHGGFSVPRRAAEDCFPPLDYKQQRPSHELIAKDLHGVEWKFRHIYRGQPRRHLLPTGWSIFVSQKNLVSGDAVLFLRDEDGELRLGVRRSARPRNGLLDSVTEKNSCSNILSLVANAVITKSMFHVFYSPRATHAEFVIPYEKYITSIRKPISIGTRFRMRFEMGDSPERRCAGVVTGVCDLDPYRWLNSKWRCLLVRWDEAFMSDH